DNA sequence from the Verrucomicrobiia bacterium genome:
CTAATGTGCCGACTGGTTTAAGCAATGTTGTGGCTGTTGCGGGCCGACCCTTTCATAGCTTGGCCTTGAAGAACGACGGCACTGTGGTCGGCTGGGGGCTGAACGCCTTAGGGCAGATTTCGATTCCCGTTGGGTTACGGCGGGTATTTGCCATCGCCGGGGGAAACGAATCGAGTTACGCGCTTGTGGCCGACCTAAAAATCGATTCTATCCGCATGAACGGTGTGAGTCCCGAGTTGTCGTTTCGCACCTTTACGGGCGAGGGCTATGCGGTGGAGGCTTCATCCGATCTGACACCGGGAAGCTGGGTCGATTTGCCGGGAGGCAATCTGATAGGAGACGGAACTGAGGCCGTATTTACCGACACCTCACCACTAACCGCCGGAAACAGATTCTACCGGATCAGGCTGGTTCCGTAACGCTCGCTTCGCCTATCTCTGTCGAAAGCCGAGCCAGGCCACAAGCATGCCACCGCCGATTAGCGCGATGCCAATTGGACGCAGGACGGGAATGGTCTTTTCGGTCGTGGCGGTTGCCTTGAAATTGCCGAACCGGAACACTTCTTCTTGGGTCTGGAATTTAACCCAGCTCAGGGCAAGGGAAAGGATTCCCACCGCGATCAGGACCACCCCAATTCTTGCCGTCGTGTTCAGAGGCGCCCCACGGGTCATAGATTCGCTTTACCTGTCATCCCGTTTCTTTTCTTCCTTTTTCGGCGCAGGCTTTTGCTGCTCTTTGCGAACCGGCTCCTGCGGACGGGCCGCGAAACGAGCGTGCTCCATACCCGGCTCGGGACGACCCGGCTCGGGACGACCGGGTGCGGGGTGCCCCACAAATGGGTGCGGGCGCGCCTCGGGCGTGTGAAAGCGGTTGAGTTCTCGAAAATCCGCAGCGCGCCTCACCCGAAGCCCGTAGCCAGGCCGCCAGCCGTATGGCCGATAAAACCAACGATGATATTCGGGGTGCCAGTAACAATAACGTCCGCCGATAAAGACGTAGTCCACCTCAACCGGGGGCGGCACGAACTCTACTACCGCGCTTTCCTCCACCACGACGGGCGGCGGCTCGTCTGGCGGGGGCATCGGGACAACTGCCACCGGGGCGGGCTGCGGGACGTAAACCGTGCAGCCTTGCCAGAAAGGCACCCCCAGGCCCAGCAGGAGGAGAACTCGAACAGTCTGCCCCTGCGCCTTTCTGAATGATGCGCCAGGACGAAAGCTCGAATTCGAGGGGCTAAATGTCCTTTGCTTTTGGTGTATCAGTTTCATGATTAGGTTCTACAATTAGTTCGGTTTATCGCGGCCACGCGCACCCCCCGCGAACAGGTTTCATTCAGCCCTAATTCAAATGGAAGCCGCCTTTATTTGCAAGGCGCGATTCCACTCGCCACGCCACCCACGCTTCCCTGTTGAAGTCCTGCCGCACCTCGGGTAGGCTGGCTGCTTGGGGCCACTCGGCGGATGGCAACTCGGGGCATCCCGTGGCGGCATGACGGTTTGCAATTTTAGACGTATTTACATTTTATGACGCTCACGGAAAAAATCCTTGCCCGTGCGGCTGGCAAAGCCCGCGTTGAGGCGGGAGACAATATTTGGGTAAAGGCCGACGTGCTCATGACGCATGACGTGTGCGGTCCTGGCACGATTGGCGTGTTCAAACGCGAATTCGGCCCCAAAGCCACGGTTTGGGACCGCAACAAGGTGGTGATTATCCCTGACCACTACATTTTCACGTCGGATTCGAAATCGAATCGCAACGTGGACATCCTGCGCGATTTCGTAAAGGAACAGCGGATCACTTATTTCTACGATGTGATCGATGACCCCACCGGGCATTGGGTGTTCGATTCGTCTAAGGGGCCTCTCCAGCGCCAGTTTGGGTCGCGCTATGCCGGCGTTTGCCATACGGCTTTACCGGAGAAAGGCCATACCCGGCCCGGAGAAATTCTTTTTGGGACGGATTCCCATACCTGCATGGCTGGGGCCTTCAACGAGTTTGCCACGGGCATTGGCAACACGGACGCCGGGTTCGTTATGGGCACCGGCAAGCTGTTGCTCAAGGTTCCTGAAACGATGCACTTCCGGCTCGAAGGCCAATTGCAACCGGGGGTGATGGCCAAGGATCTCATCCTGCATTGCATCGGGGCCATTGGCTTCGATGGGGCCACTTATCGCGCGATGCAGTTCGATGGACCCGGCACCACCTCGTTGAGCATCGACGACCGCATGACCATCGCCAATATGGCCATCGAGGCGGGCGGCAAAAACGGGATTTTCGAGTTCGATTCCCAGACCAGAGCCTTTGTGGATTATCGCAACAAGCTCAACGGAACCAAAACCAGTTACGAACCGGTTGAACGCGATCCGGACGAACGATTTGTTTATGAGTTGATCGTGGACCTTTCCAAGCTCGAACCAACCGTTGCCTGCCACCCCGACCCGGGCCAGCGCAAGCTCGCCAAGGAATTGGGCCATATCAAACTCGACCGCGCCTACATCGGCTCATGCACCGGTGGAAAGACCAGCGATTTCCTCGAATTCGCCCGCGTGCTGCGCGGCAAACGGGTGGCCATTGATACCTTCGGCGTCCCCGCCACACCCGAAATCGTGCATCAGCTCCAGACGGCCCGGTGGGGGGAAAAAACGATCTGGGAAATCCTCGTCGCCGCCGGCGTGCAGATGACCGAGAACGCCGGGTGCGCCGCTTGCCTGGGCGGGCCGGTCGATACCTTTGGCCGCATGAATTCGCCCATGAAATGCATCAGCGCCACCAACCGGAACTTCCCTGGCCGGATGGGCCACAAGGAATCCCAGGTGTTTCTTGCCTCACCGGCCACAGTTGCTGCCAGCGCCCTGACCGGACGCATCACCGACCCGCGCGAATACCTGAGCTGACTGCCGCCGCGCCATGAGCCAAGAAACTGTCGATCGATGGTGCGAGCGGGGTGTCCTGTACTTGGTCCTGGCCATCCTGACCTTTGGTCCCCTGGCCATCGGCGCGGTGCGCGGATTCGATTTTGCTATTATCGAGGGGTTGACCCTTGGAGTCATGGCGCTTTGGGCAATCCGCCTCTGGGTCAGCCCCCGCCCGCAATTACTCTGGCCGCCCATCTGCTGGGCGGTCATTGCCTTTTCTCTCTATGCAGTGGGACGTTACCTGACCGCCGATATTGAATACGTCGCCCGCCAGGAAGTGCTCCACGTGCTGGTTTATGCGTTCCTGTTCCTGGCTATTTTGAACAATCTGC
Encoded proteins:
- a CDS encoding aconitase family protein; its protein translation is MTLTEKILARAAGKARVEAGDNIWVKADVLMTHDVCGPGTIGVFKREFGPKATVWDRNKVVIIPDHYIFTSDSKSNRNVDILRDFVKEQRITYFYDVIDDPTGHWVFDSSKGPLQRQFGSRYAGVCHTALPEKGHTRPGEILFGTDSHTCMAGAFNEFATGIGNTDAGFVMGTGKLLLKVPETMHFRLEGQLQPGVMAKDLILHCIGAIGFDGATYRAMQFDGPGTTSLSIDDRMTIANMAIEAGGKNGIFEFDSQTRAFVDYRNKLNGTKTSYEPVERDPDERFVYELIVDLSKLEPTVACHPDPGQRKLAKELGHIKLDRAYIGSCTGGKTSDFLEFARVLRGKRVAIDTFGVPATPEIVHQLQTARWGEKTIWEILVAAGVQMTENAGCAACLGGPVDTFGRMNSPMKCISATNRNFPGRMGHKESQVFLASPATVAASALTGRITDPREYLS